The following proteins come from a genomic window of Yinghuangia sp. ASG 101:
- a CDS encoding AAA family ATPase has protein sequence MTSQDDLFHPVIELPEPTRRARYDRLVGLDEMKLRLRKEAALLADPRRLQAWADSCHGSHVAALTLFADRAPLFVFAGDVGSGKSALAESFGCDLADWLDLPVYLYRLKLATRGSGLVGEMTSLIGHAFTHLHDAGRRAVSPRGVTSVSILVVDEADALVQSREAQQMHHEDRAGVDAFLAGVDSLAGARVPVLVVLCTNRVGALDPAVMRRSAATFTFTRPDDQARHAVLTQALQGLSISPETIDKIVALTGPTTDRPGYTFSDLTQRLVPAAVFRAFPDRPVRDEDLVVLAEELTPTPVFNEEPR, from the coding sequence GTGACCAGCCAGGACGATCTGTTCCACCCCGTCATCGAGCTCCCCGAGCCCACCCGCCGCGCCCGCTACGACCGTCTCGTGGGCCTGGATGAGATGAAACTGCGCCTCCGCAAGGAGGCGGCGCTGCTCGCGGACCCCCGCCGACTCCAGGCATGGGCCGACAGCTGCCACGGTAGCCATGTCGCCGCGCTGACCCTGTTCGCCGACCGCGCGCCGCTGTTCGTCTTCGCTGGCGATGTCGGCTCCGGCAAATCCGCCCTCGCCGAGTCCTTCGGCTGCGACCTCGCCGACTGGCTCGACCTGCCCGTCTATCTCTACCGGCTCAAGCTCGCCACCCGCGGCAGCGGCCTCGTCGGCGAGATGACCTCCCTCATCGGCCACGCCTTCACCCACCTTCACGACGCGGGACGACGCGCGGTGAGTCCCCGCGGCGTAACGTCCGTCTCGATCCTCGTCGTCGACGAGGCCGACGCTCTCGTCCAGTCCCGTGAGGCACAGCAGATGCACCATGAGGACCGGGCCGGCGTGGACGCCTTCCTCGCCGGCGTCGACAGTCTCGCCGGCGCACGCGTTCCCGTGCTCGTCGTGCTGTGCACCAACCGCGTCGGGGCGCTCGACCCGGCCGTCATGCGCCGGTCCGCCGCCACCTTCACCTTCACCCGCCCTGACGACCAGGCGCGACACGCCGTCCTCACCCAGGCACTTCAGGGCCTGTCCATCAGCCCCGAGACCATCGACAAGATCGTCGCCCTCACCGGCCCCACCACCGACCGACCCGGCTACACCTTCTCCGACCTCACCCAGCGCCTGGTCCCCGCCGCCGTCTTCCGCGCCTTCCCCGACCGGCCCGTACGCGACGAGGACCTCGTCGTCCTCGCGGAGGAACTCACGCCCACCCCCGTCTTCAACGAGGAGCCCCGGTGA
- a CDS encoding HORMA-1 domain-containing protein, whose translation MNVTGSYVRSASFTITDARYVGAKVGADLRLLHNYYGKPALDSIDNYVEEVALLLRDGYLSTVDYGFRDADSNVWKLRLRYTATLGGQLTDARPGRLPTSVELVGYGFHSFLTYSSAFLAKPSSEQSAFKELLPISRTTAEAPSALSGSSTAGHGYARNGAGVARDVYIAY comes from the coding sequence GTGAACGTGACCGGCTCTTATGTCAGATCTGCGTCTTTCACGATCACTGACGCCCGCTACGTCGGAGCGAAAGTGGGCGCCGACCTCCGCCTCCTCCACAACTATTACGGCAAACCGGCGTTGGACAGCATCGACAACTACGTCGAGGAGGTCGCCCTGCTGCTGCGCGACGGCTACCTCAGCACCGTCGACTACGGCTTCCGTGACGCGGACAGCAACGTCTGGAAGCTGCGCCTGCGTTACACCGCGACCCTGGGCGGCCAGCTCACCGACGCTCGGCCCGGGCGCCTCCCGACCTCTGTCGAACTCGTCGGCTACGGCTTCCACAGCTTCCTGACCTACAGCTCCGCCTTTCTGGCCAAGCCCAGCAGCGAGCAGTCGGCCTTCAAGGAACTGCTGCCCATCTCGAGGACAACCGCGGAAGCACCGAGCGCGCTCTCCGGCAGCAGCACGGCGGGCCACGGCTACGCCCGCAACGGCGCTGGCGTCGCCCGCGACGTCTACATCGCTTACTGA